CGATCTGAACTGGGACGAGAAGGGCGATTTGAAAGGCTTCGAGTTCGGCGTTTTCAAATGGCATGCTGATGGGTCTTCCACGGCGGTGAAGTAAACCCGTCTGCGGGCCAGGTGAACCTGGCCCCTGCGGCGAGACGATCATCCCCCGTAGGGGTCGGGCCTGCCCGGCCCTTTGTTGTATTCATCCTTCTGCCCTGCCTGTGCAGGAGGAATCGTAAGGTATTCAGGTATGTCCGAGCAGTTTCTCTATTTCCTGCAGCAAATGTTCAACGGCGTGACGTTGGGCAGCACCTATGCGCTGATCGCCATCGGTTACACCATGGTGTACGGCATCATCGGCATGATTAACTTTGCCCACGGCGAAGTCTATATGATCGGCAGCTACGTTTCGTTTATCGTCATCGCGGCATTGATGATGATGGGGATCGATGCCAGCTGGCTGCTGATCGGCTGTGGCTTTGTGGTGGCGGTGGTCATCGCCAGCTGCTACGGCTGGAGCATTGAGCGCGTGGCCTACAGGCCGGTACGTTCGTCGAAGCGTCTGATCGCGCTGATCTCCGCTATCGGGATGTCGATCTTCCTGCAGAACTACGTCAGCCTGACCCAGGGCTCGCGCGATCTTGCGCTGCCAAGCCTGGTCACCGGACAGTGGACGCTGGGGGAAAGCAACGGCTTTGCCGCCACCATTTCCACCATGCAGATGGTGATCTGGGCGGTGACCTTCCTCGCTATGCTGGCGCTGACGCTGTTTATTCGCTACTCCCGCATGGGCCGCGCCTGCCGCGCCTGTGCTGAAGATCTGAAAATGGCCAGCCTGCTGGGCATCAATACCGACCGCGTGATCTCGCTGACCTTTGTGATCGGCGCGGCGATGGCGGCGGTGGCCGGCGTGCTGCTGGGCCAGTTCTACGGCGTGATTAACCCGTACATCGGCTTCATGGCCGGGATGAAGGCCTTCACCGCTGCGGTACTGGGCGGCATCGGCAGCATCCCAGGCGCGATGCTGGGTGGACTGATCCTCGGTATTGCCGAGGCGCTGACCTCCGCCTATCTGAGCACCGAGTACAAAGACGTGGTGTCATTTGCGCTGCTGATCGTGGTGCTGCTGGTGATGCCAACCGGTATTCTGGGCCGTCCGGAGGTTGAGAAAGTATGAAAAAGCTTAACCTGCTGAATGCGCTTGTTTCCTCTCTGATGCTGCTGGTGCTGGCCGCGTTCTTTATGGGCCTGCGGTTGAACCTCGACGGCACGCACCTGGTGGTCAACAACGCCGGTGACGTGCGCTGGAACTGGATTGCCGTCGGCTGCGGCGTGGTCTTTATCTTCCAGATGCTGCGCCCGCTGGTGCAGAGCAGCCTGAAAAAAGTCTCCGGCCCTTCGCTGGTGCTGCCGGGGATTGATGGCTCTACGCCGAAGCAGAAGCTGTTCCTGCTGGCGCTGGTGGTTGCGGCGGCGGTCTGGCCGTTTATCGTTTCGCGCGGTACGGTGGATATCGCCACCCTGACGCTGATCTACGTGATGCTCGGACTGGGGCTGAACGTGGTGGTGGGGCTTTCCGGCCTGCTGGTGCTGGGCTACGGCGGCTTCTACGCCATCGGTGCCTATACCTTTGCCTTACTGAATCACTACTACGGGCTGGGCTTCTGGCAGTCGCTGCCGCTGGCGGGCATCGTCGCCGCCGGATTTGGTCTGCTGCTGGGCTTCCCGGTGCTGCGCCTGCGCGGTGACTACCTGGCGATTGTGACGCTTGGCTTCGGCGAGATCGTGCGTATTCTGCTGCTGAATAACACCGAACTGACCGGTGGCCCGAACGGCATCAGCCAGATCCCGAAACCGTCGTTCTTTGGCCTGGAGTTCAACCGCAGCGTGCGCGACGGCGGCTGGGACACCTTCCATAACTTCTTCGGCCTGAAGTACGACCCGAGCGATCGTATTATCTTCCTGTACATGGTTGCGCTGCTGCTGGTGGTCATCACCCTGTTCGTGATCAACCGCCTGCTGCGTATGCCGCTGGGCCGCGCCTGGGAAGCGCTGCGTGAAGACGAAATCGCCTGCCGCTCGCTGGGCCTCAGCCCGACGCGCATCAAGCTGACAGCCTTCACCATCAGCGCCGCGTTTGCCGGTTTCGCCGGCTGCCTGTTCGCCGCGCGCCAGGGCTTTGTCAGCCCGGAATCCTTCACCTTTGCCGAATCTGCCTTTGTACTGGCGATCGTGGTACTGGGCGGGATGGGATCGCAGTTTGCGGTGATCCTCGCGGCGGTGCTGCTGGTGGTTTCCCGTGAACTGATGCGCGACCTCAACGAGTACAGCATGCTGGTGCTCGGTGGATTAATGGTATTGATGATGATCTGGCGTCCGCAGGGGCTGTTGCCGATGAAGCGTCCGCACCTGAAGTTGAAAAATGCGGAAAAAGGAGAGCAGGCATGAGCCAGCCTTTGTTAACAGTCAATGGCCTGATGATGCGCTTTGGCGGCCTGCTGGCGGTCAACAACGTTGAACTGGAGCTGCGCCAGCAGGAAATCGTCTCGCTTATCGGCCCGAACGGGGCGGGTAAAACCACGGTATTCAACTGCCTGACCGGGTTCTACAAGCCGACCGGCGGCTCGATTATGCTGGGCGATAAACAGCTGGCCGGCCTGCCGGGGCAGCAGATCGCCCGTATGGGCGTGGTGCGAACCTTCCAGCACGTGCGCCTGTTCCGTGAAATGACGGTGATCGAGAACCTGCTGGTGGCACAGCATCAGCATCTGAAAAGCGGCGTCTTTTCCGGCCTGCTGAAGACCCCGGCCTTCCGTCGGGCGGAAAGCGATGCGCTGGATCGCGCAGCCACCTGGCTGAAGCGCGTGGGGCTGCTTGAGCTGGCCAACCGTCAGGCGGGGAACCTCGCCTACGGCCAGCAGCGCCGTCTGGAAATTGCCCGCTGCATGGTCACGCGCCCGGAAATTCTGATGCTGGATGAACCGGCGGCGGGGCTTAACCCGAAAGAAACTCACGAGCTGGATGAGCTGATCGCAGAACTGCGCGGCGAACATAAAGTCTCGGTACTGCTGATTGAACACGATATGAAACTGGTAATGGGTATTTCTGACCGTATTTATGTGGTGAACCAGGGCACGCCGCTGGCTAACGGTACGCCGGACGAGATCCGCAACAACCCGGACGTGATCCGCGCTTACCTCGGGGAGGCATAAGATGAGTCATCCCATGCTGTCTCTGAATAATATCAGTGCGCACTACGGCAAAATTCAGGCGCTGCACAACGTCAGCCTGCATATTAATCAGGGGGAAATTGTCACCCTGATTGGTGCTAACGGCGCAGGTAAAACCACCATTCTGGGCACCCTGTGCGGCGAACCGCGCGCCACCCAGGGCACCATCGTCTTCGACGGCAAGGATATTACCGACTGGCAGACCGCGCGCATTATGCGTGAGGCCATCGCCATCGTGCCGGAAGGCCGGCGGGTATTTTCCCGCATGACTGTGGAAGAAAACCTGGCGATGGGCGGTTTCTTTGCCGAGCGTCAGCAGTATCAGGATCGCATCAAGCGCGTTTACGAACTGTTCCCGCGCCTGTGGGAACGGCGTATCCAGCGTGCCGGGACCATGTCCGGCGGCGAGCAGCAGATGCTGGCGATTGGCCGTGCGCTGATGAGCCAGCCACGCCTGCTGCTGCTGGATGAACCGTCGCTGGGCCTGGCGCCGATTATCATTCAGCAGATTTTCGACACCATCGAACAGCTGCGCAAAGAGGGGATGACTATCTTCCTCGTTGAGCAGAATGCGAATCAGGCGCTGAAGCTGGCGGACCGCGGCTACGTGCTCGAAAACGGCCATGTGGTGCTCGAAGACACGGGTGATGCATTGTTAGCCAACGAGGCGGTCAGAAGCGCCTACCTCGGCGGATAAGTATTCAGGGCAGCCCACGCGGCTGCCCTTTTTTGTCCCGAACGTGCAGGCAACTGTGCATTAAATCTGTGATCGTCTTCTCTCTGTTGATTGCCAAAGTTGTTACATCCCTCTCACTTCTGCCGTCACGTTTTGAAATTCCCGTCATTCGCCCGTCACATTTCCGTCACATCACTATTATTAATCTGTCATTTAGCCGTGGCATGTTACTTGCCGACTCACACAGTGCGCGGAATCGCGCATCATTAAAACGGGCACAGGAAACCGATATGTCATCTACCGCATTCCGTCGTACCGCTCTCAGCATGGTGCTGGGACTGACCTTCAGCGGCAGCGCGCTGGCCGCTACCGAAATTCCGTTCTGGCACTCGATGGAAGGCGAGCTGGGCGTAGAGGTTGACTCACTGGCGAAGCGTTTTAACGAAACCCACCCCGATTACAAAATTGTGCCGACCTACAAAGGCAACTACGAACAGAGCCTGGCGGCGGGTATTGCTGCCGTGCGTACCGGTAAAGCACCTGCTGTTTTGCAGGTTTATGAAGTGGGCACGGCGACCATGATGGCGTCGAAAGCCATCGTTCCGGTCAACGAAGTGTTCAAAAAAGCCGGTATTGCGATGGATGCGAAGCAGTTCGTGCCTGCGGTTGCCGGTTACTACAGCGATTCGAAAGGCGAGCTGATCTCCCAGCCGTTTAACAGCTCCACGCCGGTGCTGTACTACAACAAAGACGCTTTCAAAAAAGCCGGTCTGAACCCGGACCAGCCGCCAAAAACCTGGCAGGAACTGGCGAAAGATACCGACGCGCTGCGTAAAGCGGGCATGTCCTGCGGCTACGCCAGCGGCTGGCAGGGCTGGATCCAGATTGAGAACTTCAGCGCCTGGCACGGCCTGCCGGTCGCCACCAAAAACAACGGCTTCGACGGTACCGATGCGGAGCTGGAGTTCAACAAGCCGGTGCAGGTGCGCCATATCCAGATGCTGTCCGATCTGAACAAGAAGGGTGATTTCACCTACTTCGGCCGCAAAGATGAATCCACCTCCAAGTTCTATAACGGCGACTGTGCCATCACCACCGCCTCTTCCGGCTCGCTGGCCGACATCCGCAAATACGCCAAGTTTAACTTCGGCGTGGGCATGATGCCTTACGATGAAACCGTGCCGAACGCGCCGCAGAACGCCATTATCGGCGGTGCCAGCCTGTGGGTGATGAAGGGCAAAGACGATGCGACCTACAAAGGCGTCGCCGAGTTTATGCAGTTCCTGGCCAAGCCGGAAATCGCTGCCGAATGGCACCAGAAAACCGGCTACCTGCCGATCACCACCGCGGCCTACGAGCTGACCAAACAGCAGGGCTTCTATGACAAGAACCCGGGGGCGGATATCGCGACTCGCCAGATGCTGAACAAAGACCCGCTGCCGTTCACCAAAGGCATGCGTCTGGGCAATATGCCGCAGATCCGTACCATCGTTGACGAAGAGCTGGAAGGCGTGTGGACCGGGAAGCAAACGCCGCAGGCCGCGCTGGATAAGGCCGTGAAGCGGGGTAACGAGCTGCTGCGTCGTTTCGAACAGCAGACTAAGTAACCGTTGCCGTTGCAGAGCGCCGTTCGCCTTCGGGCCGGGCGGCGCTTTGCCAGCAAAGGCACATCACCGATCTCTCCCGCGGGGGCGATCGGTGATGTGCCCGTTAACACCGACCCCGTTCCGCACGAGATAACCCACTATGGCTCAGCCCCGTCCCGTTTTCCGCAATCGCTTTTTGCCCTATCTGCTGCTGCTGCCGCAGCTGGTGATTACGGCGATTTTCTTTATCTGGCCAGCGGGCGAAGCGCTCTGGTACTCGCTGCAAAGCATCGACCCGTTCGGTATCTCCAGCACTTTTGTCGGCATGGAGAACTTCGAGCGGCTGTTCAGCGACGGTCTGTACCTGGAGTCATTCTGGACGACGATTAAATTCAGCGGGATGGTCACGTTCTTCGGCATGGGGCTGTCGCTGCTGCTGGCGGCGCTGGTGGACTATGTTATCCGCCTGAAAAAGACCTATCAGACGCTGCTGCTACTGCCCTACGCGGTAGCGCCGGTCGTTGCGGCGGTGCTGTGGATGTTTCTGTTTAACCCCGGGCTGGGGCTGTTCAGCCACCTGCTGAACCAGTGGGGCTACAACTGGAACTACGCGCAGAACAGCGGGCAGGCGATGTTCCTGATCGTGCTGGCCTCTATCTGGCAGCAGATGAGCTACAACTTCCTGTTTTTCTTCGCCGCGCTACAGTCGATTCCGAAGTCGCTGGTTGAGGCGGCGGCAATTGACGGGGCAGGCCCGGTACGGCGCTTCTTCGCGCTGTCGCTGCCGCTGATTACCCCGGTGAGCTTCTTCCTGCTGGTGGTGAACCTGGTGTATGCCTTCTTCGATACCTTCCCGGTGATCGATGCTGCCACCGGCGGTGGCCCGGTGCAGGCCACCACCACGCTGATTTATAAAATTTACCGCGAAGGCTTTGCCGGGCTGGATCTCTCTTCCTCTGCCGCCCAGTCGGTGGTGCTGATGCTGCTGGTGATTGTGCTGACGGTGATTCAGTTCCGCTTTGTTGAGCGTAAGGTGCGTTACCAATGATTGAAAATCGTCGCGGGCTGGATATTTTCAGCCATACCCTGCTGATCCTCGGCATCCTGACCATCCTGTTCCCGCTGTATGTGGCCTTTGTGGCCGCCACGCTGGATAACACCGCCGTTTATCAGGTGCCGATGACGCTGATCCCCGGCAGCCACCTGTGGGAGAACATCAGCAATATCTGGGTTCGGGGAGTGAACGGCAGCGGCCCGGCCTTCAGCCTGATGCTGATGAACAGCCTGTTTATGGCGCTGGCGATCACCATCGGCAAAATCAGCGTCTCGATCATTTCGGCGTTTGCGCTGGTGTGGTTCCGCTTTCCGCTGCGCGGTCTGTTTTTCTGGATGATCTTCATCACCCTGATGCTGCCGGTGGAAGTGCGTATTTTCCCGACGGTGCAGGTAATTGCCGATCTGAATATGCTCGACAGCTACAGCGGCCTGACGCTGCCGCTGATGGCCTCCGCGACCGCGACCTTCCTGTTCCGCCAGTTCTTTATGTCGATGCCGGACGAGCTGATGGAGGCGGCGCGCGTTGACGGTGCCAGCCCGATGCGCTTTTTCCGCGACATCGTTCTGCCGCTGTCAAAAACCAACCTGGCGGCGCTGTTTGTGATCACCTTTATCTACGGCTGGAACCAGTATTTATGGCCGCTGCTGATTGTGAACGATGCCTCGATGAGCACCGCCGTGGCGGGTATAAAAAGCATGATCTCCACCAGCGGTTCGCCAACGCAGTGGAATGAAGTGATGGCGGCAATGCTGTTAACCCTGATCCCGCCCGTGGTGATCGTTTTAGTCATGCAGCGTGCGTTCGTGCGCGGTCTGGTAGAGAGTGAGAAATAATCTATGGCTGGTGTAAGACTTCAGGCAGTAACCAAAACCTACGACGGAAAAATCCAGATCATCCAACCGCTGGACGTGACCGTGCAGGATGGCGAGTTTATGGTGATGGTCGGCCCTTCCGGCTGCGGGAAATCGACCCTGCTGCGGATGGTTGCCGGGCTGGAGCGGGTGACCAGCGGGGACATTTATATTGATTCCCGCCGCGTGACCGATGAAGAGCCGAAAGATCGCGGCATCGCGATGGTGTTCCAGAACTACGCACTGTATCCGCATATGAGCGTGGAAGAGAACATGGCCTGGGGCCTGAAAATTCGCGGCATGGGCAAAGAACAGATCCGGCAAAAGGTGCTGGAAGCGGCGCGCAGCCTGGAGCTGGAACCGCTGCTGAAGCGCCGCCCGCGTGAGCTTTCCGGCGGCCAGCGCCAGCGCGTGGCGATGGGGCGCGCTATCGTTCGCGAACCGGCGGTGTTCCTGTTTGACGAGCCGCTGTCGAACCTGGATGCCCGCCTGCGCGTGCAGATGCGTCTGGAGCTGCAGCAGCTGCATCGCCGCCTGCAAACCACCAGTCTGTACGTTACCCACGACCAGGTGGAAGCGATGACGCTGGCACAGCGGGTCATGGTGATGAACAAAGGCGTGCTGGAACAGCTGGGCACGCCAACCGAGATTTATGAACGCCCGGCGACGCGCTTCGTCGCCAGTTTTATCGGTGCACCCGCCATGAACCTGCTGGACGGGCAGTTCAGCGCCGACGGGTCACGCTTCAGCCTGGACGAGCGTTTTGCCTTGCCGATTGCTGCGCCTTCGGCGGGCAAGGCCGGTCAGGCGTTGACGCTGGGTATTCGCCCGGAGCATATTGAGCTGTCTTCTGCCGAAGCCGGCGGTATTCCGCTGGTGGTGGAGACGCTGGAAATGCTGGGAGCAGACAACCTGGCACACGGCAAATGGGGCCAGCATAAGCTGGTCGTGCGGCTGCCGCATTCGCTGCGCCCGGCCGCAGGCAGCACGCTGTGGCTGCATCTGCCGCCGTCGTCGCTGCACTTCTTTGACCACAATGGACAACGTACTGAATGATTAATCGTGCCTGGCCCTATCCGCCGATTGTCGCCCACCGCGGCGGCGGCAAACTGGCTCCGGAAAATACCCTGGCCGCTATCGATCTTGGCGCGCAGCTGGGCCATCTGATGATTGAGTTTGATGCCAAGCTGTCTCAGGACGGCGAAATTTTCCTGCTGCACGACGACACGCTCGACCGCACCAGCAACGGCTGGGGCGTGGCCGGGCAGCTGCCGTGGGATAAGCTGGTCCAGCTGGATGCCGGGAGCTGGTTTGGTAAAACCTTCGACGGCGAGCGCCTGCCGCTGCTGGCGCAGGTGGCGGACCGCTGCCGCCAGCACCGGCTGATGGCCAATATCGAAATCAAGCCAACCACCGGCCTTGAGGTGGAAACCGGTCGTGTAGTGGCGCTGGCCGCGCGCGATCTGTGGCAGGACCAGGTGGCGCCGCTGCTCTCCTCGTTCTCTTACGAGGCGCTGGAAGCGGCGCAGAAAGCCGCACCGGAGCTGCCGCGCGGCCTGCTGCTGCATGAGTGGGATGATAACTGGCGGCAGATGACCGATGCGCTGGGATGCCTCTCCATCCATCTAAACCACAAACTGCTGGATGAACGGCGCACCGCCGAGCTGAAGCAGGCCGGGCTGCGGATTCTGGTGTATACGGTTAACGAGCCGGAGCGCGCGCATCAGCTGCTGCAGTGGGGCGTGGATGCCATCTGTACCGACCGCATTGACGTTATCGGGCCGGATTTCCGCTGAGAATAAAGCGGGCGACCGCTGAGGGTCGCCCGTACTGTCGTGCTGAGGTTGCCCGCCCGTTAAGGCTGGTTCGTCGGCAGGGTGTTGTTGCTGTGGCCCGGCTGATTGTTCAGCGTGCGCTGGGAGGCGCTGTCGCGCTGCTCCTGGACTTTACGCTGTAAATCCTGCTGCTGCCGCTGCTGATCCTGCTGAAGTTTCAGCTTCTGCTGAGACTGCTGGGTCTGCATCTGCTGCTGCATGCGCTGGGTGCTGGGGTTGTAGCCCGGCTGGTTGGGGTTATTGCCGTTATTTAACATATTCGCCATACCGCTCAGCGGCAGCAGGGCGACAAGCATCACTAACACTTTCGTTTTCATTGTGATTCCTCCGTGTTACTTCCCTCATTTTACGTCAGACGCAACGCTCTGAGGCCAGGAGTGCTCCTGATTTCGCACAAAGTTCGCAAAGTAGCCATTTTTGTCCATATTTATCAATGGCAAACATAACGTAAATAAACTTAAAGGATGTAACAATGATGACACAAGCTAAGAGGCGTCGGCTGTCGTGGTCGCTGTTGGCCGGGCTGCTGGTCTGGCAGGGTGCGGGTGCTGCCCCCAGCGACACGCCGACGGCACAGCCCGCACCGGCAGCGGCACCGGTTTCCTACGGGGTAGGCGCGGATACTTTCCATCCGGTGAAAGCGGCGCA
This portion of the Erwinia sp. SLM-02 genome encodes:
- the ugpQ gene encoding glycerophosphodiester phosphodiesterase, with the protein product MNRAWPYPPIVAHRGGGKLAPENTLAAIDLGAQLGHLMIEFDAKLSQDGEIFLLHDDTLDRTSNGWGVAGQLPWDKLVQLDAGSWFGKTFDGERLPLLAQVADRCRQHRLMANIEIKPTTGLEVETGRVVALAARDLWQDQVAPLLSSFSYEALEAAQKAAPELPRGLLLHEWDDNWRQMTDALGCLSIHLNHKLLDERRTAELKQAGLRILVYTVNEPERAHQLLQWGVDAICTDRIDVIGPDFR
- a CDS encoding DUF2756 domain-containing protein is translated as MKTKVLVMLVALLPLSGMANMLNNGNNPNQPGYNPSTQRMQQQMQTQQSQQKLKLQQDQQRQQQDLQRKVQEQRDSASQRTLNNQPGHSNNTLPTNQP
- the livF gene encoding high-affinity branched-chain amino acid ABC transporter ATP-binding protein LivF; amino-acid sequence: MSHPMLSLNNISAHYGKIQALHNVSLHINQGEIVTLIGANGAGKTTILGTLCGEPRATQGTIVFDGKDITDWQTARIMREAIAIVPEGRRVFSRMTVEENLAMGGFFAERQQYQDRIKRVYELFPRLWERRIQRAGTMSGGEQQMLAIGRALMSQPRLLLLDEPSLGLAPIIIQQIFDTIEQLRKEGMTIFLVEQNANQALKLADRGYVLENGHVVLEDTGDALLANEAVRSAYLGG
- the livG gene encoding high-affinity branched-chain amino acid ABC transporter ATP-binding protein LivG; the encoded protein is MSQPLLTVNGLMMRFGGLLAVNNVELELRQQEIVSLIGPNGAGKTTVFNCLTGFYKPTGGSIMLGDKQLAGLPGQQIARMGVVRTFQHVRLFREMTVIENLLVAQHQHLKSGVFSGLLKTPAFRRAESDALDRAATWLKRVGLLELANRQAGNLAYGQQRRLEIARCMVTRPEILMLDEPAAGLNPKETHELDELIAELRGEHKVSVLLIEHDMKLVMGISDRIYVVNQGTPLANGTPDEIRNNPDVIRAYLGEA
- the ugpB gene encoding sn-glycerol-3-phosphate ABC transporter substrate-binding protein UgpB, whose translation is MSSTAFRRTALSMVLGLTFSGSALAATEIPFWHSMEGELGVEVDSLAKRFNETHPDYKIVPTYKGNYEQSLAAGIAAVRTGKAPAVLQVYEVGTATMMASKAIVPVNEVFKKAGIAMDAKQFVPAVAGYYSDSKGELISQPFNSSTPVLYYNKDAFKKAGLNPDQPPKTWQELAKDTDALRKAGMSCGYASGWQGWIQIENFSAWHGLPVATKNNGFDGTDAELEFNKPVQVRHIQMLSDLNKKGDFTYFGRKDESTSKFYNGDCAITTASSGSLADIRKYAKFNFGVGMMPYDETVPNAPQNAIIGGASLWVMKGKDDATYKGVAEFMQFLAKPEIAAEWHQKTGYLPITTAAYELTKQQGFYDKNPGADIATRQMLNKDPLPFTKGMRLGNMPQIRTIVDEELEGVWTGKQTPQAALDKAVKRGNELLRRFEQQTK
- a CDS encoding sn-glycerol-3-phosphate import ATP-binding protein UgpC, which codes for MAGVRLQAVTKTYDGKIQIIQPLDVTVQDGEFMVMVGPSGCGKSTLLRMVAGLERVTSGDIYIDSRRVTDEEPKDRGIAMVFQNYALYPHMSVEENMAWGLKIRGMGKEQIRQKVLEAARSLELEPLLKRRPRELSGGQRQRVAMGRAIVREPAVFLFDEPLSNLDARLRVQMRLELQQLHRRLQTTSLYVTHDQVEAMTLAQRVMVMNKGVLEQLGTPTEIYERPATRFVASFIGAPAMNLLDGQFSADGSRFSLDERFALPIAAPSAGKAGQALTLGIRPEHIELSSAEAGGIPLVVETLEMLGADNLAHGKWGQHKLVVRLPHSLRPAAGSTLWLHLPPSSLHFFDHNGQRTE
- the ugpA gene encoding sn-glycerol-3-phosphate ABC transporter permease UgpA, whose translation is MAQPRPVFRNRFLPYLLLLPQLVITAIFFIWPAGEALWYSLQSIDPFGISSTFVGMENFERLFSDGLYLESFWTTIKFSGMVTFFGMGLSLLLAALVDYVIRLKKTYQTLLLLPYAVAPVVAAVLWMFLFNPGLGLFSHLLNQWGYNWNYAQNSGQAMFLIVLASIWQQMSYNFLFFFAALQSIPKSLVEAAAIDGAGPVRRFFALSLPLITPVSFFLLVVNLVYAFFDTFPVIDAATGGGPVQATTTLIYKIYREGFAGLDLSSSAAQSVVLMLLVIVLTVIQFRFVERKVRYQ
- a CDS encoding high-affinity branched-chain amino acid ABC transporter permease LivM, which produces MKKLNLLNALVSSLMLLVLAAFFMGLRLNLDGTHLVVNNAGDVRWNWIAVGCGVVFIFQMLRPLVQSSLKKVSGPSLVLPGIDGSTPKQKLFLLALVVAAAVWPFIVSRGTVDIATLTLIYVMLGLGLNVVVGLSGLLVLGYGGFYAIGAYTFALLNHYYGLGFWQSLPLAGIVAAGFGLLLGFPVLRLRGDYLAIVTLGFGEIVRILLLNNTELTGGPNGISQIPKPSFFGLEFNRSVRDGGWDTFHNFFGLKYDPSDRIIFLYMVALLLVVITLFVINRLLRMPLGRAWEALREDEIACRSLGLSPTRIKLTAFTISAAFAGFAGCLFAARQGFVSPESFTFAESAFVLAIVVLGGMGSQFAVILAAVLLVVSRELMRDLNEYSMLVLGGLMVLMMIWRPQGLLPMKRPHLKLKNAEKGEQA
- the ugpE gene encoding sn-glycerol-3-phosphate ABC transporter permease UgpE; this translates as MIENRRGLDIFSHTLLILGILTILFPLYVAFVAATLDNTAVYQVPMTLIPGSHLWENISNIWVRGVNGSGPAFSLMLMNSLFMALAITIGKISVSIISAFALVWFRFPLRGLFFWMIFITLMLPVEVRIFPTVQVIADLNMLDSYSGLTLPLMASATATFLFRQFFMSMPDELMEAARVDGASPMRFFRDIVLPLSKTNLAALFVITFIYGWNQYLWPLLIVNDASMSTAVAGIKSMISTSGSPTQWNEVMAAMLLTLIPPVVIVLVMQRAFVRGLVESEK
- the livH gene encoding high-affinity branched-chain amino acid ABC transporter permease LivH, whose protein sequence is MSEQFLYFLQQMFNGVTLGSTYALIAIGYTMVYGIIGMINFAHGEVYMIGSYVSFIVIAALMMMGIDASWLLIGCGFVVAVVIASCYGWSIERVAYRPVRSSKRLIALISAIGMSIFLQNYVSLTQGSRDLALPSLVTGQWTLGESNGFAATISTMQMVIWAVTFLAMLALTLFIRYSRMGRACRACAEDLKMASLLGINTDRVISLTFVIGAAMAAVAGVLLGQFYGVINPYIGFMAGMKAFTAAVLGGIGSIPGAMLGGLILGIAEALTSAYLSTEYKDVVSFALLIVVLLVMPTGILGRPEVEKV